The genomic stretch AAGAAGGGGTCCCTTCCTCCTTGCATTTCTAGTTGCTCTATCACCGTCAATTTAACACCACAGAACAATGGAAAAAATGCAGACTTAGAAACCCTTCAGGAGATAATACTATCACATTTGTGAGAAAACAACATTTCCAGATAAAAATTAAACACTTCCAGTCAATGCATTTATCAGAGAAAGCAAACAGGATTTTTAAAACTTGGCTCTGACCAAATATATTTACCTTAAACAGAATTAGAAAATGCTGACATATTAATAATTTGCACAAGAAAACATCTATGGTGAATTGAAATTAACTTTAAATCAAGATTAAACCATTAACCTAGATTAGGCACAACCAATGTACATCAAATGATGCAATTCTAATAAGGTAACAAGGATCACTAAACCTTTGGCACGAATAGGCATACTAAGATATGTAGCTAAAAAGGTGATTTGACAATTAATTCACCTGAGAATCTAGACACACGTTTTGTGAGCCCAAATAAGTGTAGTAAAACTCAATCACAATGATATGATCTGTAAACTCAATCTAAAAGGTAATAAGTGACTTCATCTTACTACTCCTGAATATACGTAATTAACCAGGCAAATCATCCATATGCATAATATACTACGCATAACAACAATCAAAATACACATCCTACATATTAAACTAACTAACTGATCAAGTGCAGCGAAGATTGCAAAAGCTTGCAGGtttatattttatttcattggcactaaaaaaatgattgaagattatttcactttatttacaccttatttaCACACACTGATTTGCTTGCATCgtcaacacatttttcaatcacctttttatctcatatacgtcatatcaaaaaaatgctacaataaaaatatctcaaataatttacgaTCCAAACACACTCGATGTTAAACATCAGAAATGAATGTATAGATTACCACAAATTCGTAAATATAAAAAGAACGATCCACAAACGAACACGCCTACCGAAAACTCGACGATACACtccatttcaaaaaaaaaaaactcaaatctTACTGCGCATAGACAATTTCccaaaattaaatttgagaAGTCGTTCGAAAAATACAGGAAAAAAATTATGActatttaagaaaaaattaagTTCCAAAGAATCTCCAGGGTTTCAAATTCATCAATAACGATAATTGACCAAAAATTAAAAGTAAAGTTATCATCCTGCCCCACCACCCCGGTTCCCAAATCCTTCAATCATCATTaccgaaaaaatttattttgcaGAAAGAAGACCTAAAACGCAAAAGAAAGACATACCCAAACTGAAGAATCAGTCTTCATCTCCCTactttttttcatttcattttgttttaaaaacaataataattatGGGGAAAAAAGTATTGATCGAACAGAAATCCAGAAGCAAAGGAGTTCATTTCATCAAACTATCGCTACCAAAGAAACCAGAGAGAGAAAATACCTGAAGAAGACGAGAATTGaggaaatgaaggaaaaaaaaaacagataaAGTCAGGTAGAAGAAGTTTAtgttttggtgaaaataattCTCTACTTCAAGTATTTATATGGATTATTTAcgtgcaattttttttttttaaacaaaaggaCGGTAATGAAGAATATGTTTCACGGACTTAGGCGGTGAGCAGAAGAgagtttatttttaaaattaaaaaaaaagtaaataatttAAAACTTAAGCTCTAGGTGAATTTTGGAAACTTCTAGTTTTTACTAAGTTAAGTCCAAAGCATGCGGGCTTTGCAGATTCTTGGGACCTTTTCAGGGTAATCCAGTTACAGACTGGCCCAAGAAAGCCAATAGACCAAATGGGCCTGTATGCATTGGATATTTTTCCCGCCCCATAGCAAGCCATATTACCAATGTGGACTATGGGCATTAGGTTTGTGAGAGAAGCTTAGTCTTTTCTCgttttatcttttttatttctttctttttttaacgAATAAAAGGTATGCATATTGTTTTGCAGACTCAAAATCTATTTGAATGGAAGGAAAGTTGTGTGGGAAAGTAAAATGCAAGAAAGTGAgatgaaggaaaatgaaaattatattCCGCTTTACGTTCGGTTAGCAAGAAAAAttctgagtggaaatgggaagtTGTTTATAGCTAGTGGGTCTAACTGACACATTTCCTTCAAAATCCTGCAAATTTGCAGGACACAAAATGCGGGAAATTGAAAGAAAGTGTatgaaaaattttcaactttcccGCTAATCCAATATAcaggaaagaaaaaataactaactttcctttatttttccatACTTTTCCTTGCAAACAAACACACTACTATCAAAAAGTAGATATTTGTTTCAATCAAATACAATAACCTATTAGTTACTCAATGGTTTATACTTGTTTTCTGAACATAGATATGTGAGCTAGCTTATGTGAGTGCAAATTTCATGCTGCAGCAAATATGAATTATGAAAAGCAGCCCAAGCCCATTTCATTTATATTCTTAAACAATCGTTCGCAGCCTAGTGACGCACAATCAGGAGTTAAACTATTTGTTGATTGAGAAAATCCAAATGAATTATGGTTGACGTTGCacaattattttaaaaaaaaataacaatgaTAATATTTGTATAGCTTAATCTATCATATTGCACATGGAGGAGAGTctaaagaaaatgtgaaaagaaCTAGCAGGTATACAGATCTAACCGATCAAATCTCAGTGCTCTgctattttcttttaatttttttcgtTGCAGGTGATACCTCTTTTGGTGGCTCCTAGGCCAATGCTCAGTGGTTtacaattattttaaattttgttggcATGACTTGTAAGATGACAACGATAAAGTACAAATAAAACTTTTTTATACCTACGGAAGGGTAACTATTCTTTACACTTGTCTAATCATGAATTGTCGTATTAACTTCTCTAACTGGAATACGAAATTTTGACAAAGAAATGGGAATGCTTTCCATCTTGTAGATTCCGAGGAAGAAGAAAGGTGACTGGAGCCCTTGACTCGTTGGTGCGCAAAACATGCAAAACTGAGGCGGCAACAGCTCTCATTAAATACCAAGTGGCATATGCCATAGCAATCCAAATTCCAAACAGTCAAAATACTCGGCAGTCGGCTATCTATTGAATTCTTTTGAGTTTTCACAGTTATGCCAGTTGACCGGAGTATGTTGgctcttgcttttctttttttttccccaaactTGAATTGATCGGTGTTTTCcctcatttttccctttttcccctCGTTCGATTGGAATCAGAAaagccttcttttttttttggtgcggTGGTGGGTTATATTGAACTCTCCTTTTGTTGATAAGGTGGTGTCTGGGTTCAATTTCCATGCAAATTGGAATTCCCCACTTCTCAGCTAGTGAAACATGCCCAAAGGCAtgagggtatttcagttgagCTGGTATCTGGGGAGGGGGAACCTCCATCTATTTTTGCAAATGACGAAATCAAGTATATTCAACTATAATTTTTGCACATAATGACGAAATTGTCACCAAGATGATATtactatacaaaagatataatTCTTCCCATTTTAATGGGAGGTCAAAGATATCTAAGTCTTAACTGCTCATTGATATTTAAGTCTCAACTTCTCATTCTCATCCGCGTGCTTATATCAATTCAGTTAGCGTCATTTGAGCGGTCTAGTCGGGTTGAGTAACTATGCAAATTGTTAGACCAATTCCATGGGGCAATTCATGGtataaaagtattaatttgaaTCTAAATGGACAAGATTGATTGGTTATGTGACTCAACTTTTAATGAATGAGTGACAAAAAAGTTTGTATTTTCGTATGCTATTATTTTAATGTCTATATTCGTTATTTTAATATCTACGTGTATTGTTTTAGCGCATGAATTATATGGTGTAATTGAGACTGATAGTTGTACAAATTAGTGGCGCGAGTGAACAAAGCCACTCATAATTAGCTTAATGCTCAGCTCAAGAAAAACTCGGTTTGAGTCAGTTTCATCTTGCTCAAGCTGCTTGAACAATAAATCAAATcgagtttcaaatttcaaaatgctCGTGAGACTGCATGAGTATATTcgaaatttaataatttttaatttttaagcaTTTTGGCTTTTACAATGACCGATTGATTATTGAAAAATTTGtgattagatttgttttaaaacTTAGTCAATGGAACTCGAAATCGAACTTGAATACTACTTGAATCTAGCTCAAGCTCTAAAACAAGATAGTTAAAAGAGCTCGATTCAACTCGAGTGACGCTCCTGACTTCTTGCTTGGTAGGGTTACGGTCAGTAGGGTTGGGAACGCACGACTCACGTGACCCACCCACGAGAGAGAGGAGAAGACGGAGACGGATAGGGTGAGAGACCACGACGACACCGGTCAGCAGCAGCCCCTCCTCTGAGAGCCGGCTGTCTAATAGGCGTCTGGGACCGCCTTCACAAAGGACTTTTCACCACCCAGCCCTATTGTCTCATTTATTATCCTCACATGCAATTCCAATTCAAGTGCATTATGCGTGTGTACACATCTTCTCTCTTTCTTGGGCTCGCTCTTTTGCACGTCCTCCGCGGATCAACACGCCATCTTTTTCTCCGTGAAATAAATGGGGTAGTTGAGTATAATGAAGCTTTGATCAGAATTGAGGGATGGGATATTTAGGATGAGCTCTTAAATGCTTCAACAATACCTCTAGCTACCACCTAGCTAGCTAGCCAGGCTGCTGCTACTTCATTTAATTGACCCAACTTTTAACACTTTACCGCGCCAGTGAGTATTTCTATTACGGCCGTGAGTAATGTCATAGTACTTCCACGCGTTTCCTGATATGTTTTTCTCTGTCGCTCATCAGTCATTATTACTTACTAGTATATCTGATAATCAATTGGTTGTCGTTCTCAGagtggttttcttttctttgcatttaCGTTTACTGTGGATTTGGGTTCTGACCCAAGAATTTGCCTCCTAGAAGAATTCTTTTGGTGTTTGAAATTCAACGTTGTTGAGGATATTGAAGAAGCTCTTTAATTTGAGGGTTTTCTGAATTTGATGGATCTTATGTGTCCATCGCTGGGACCTATGTGTTGCGTGCAGCCATTAAGACTTTTCAGGGCAATCTTAATTTATTCGTAGCGTACTAAAATGACTTTTTGTTCTTTAGCACAATTACGCCCACTAATCACTCTGGAGTGCATTTATCTCGCGAAAAACATTACCGGGCTCTTCTGAATTTGATTTCTGTTAGGATCAACGAGTTTCACGATTTTTCTCTCACGAGTATTTTCAGTAAAAATTTCAACTGCCACTTACTGCACGCAACGTAATTAAAGATACATTTTTCTACAATAAGATCACAAGGACGAAGTCAATACAAATTGATTCAATTAATAACGATGGACTACCTTCTCATGAAAGATTTTGTCGACGTGAGAATTGTGTTGATGAACGATGTGTAAGAATTCATGTAAATGATCTATAGTTTTGAAAGTATATTCTATTAGTATAGTGATTGAAATCGAAGtcattcaaactttttttttacgCAAGGAAAAAGGGAATCACGTGGGTTTGAAAcaaatttcataattttgatttttgagttAACTACTATCTTATAGTTGACCCATCAGAGCCAAGAATCAGGAAAGTACGTAATGGTGAAGAAGAATACAAGAGAGACCGCTAGCTCGGTGTTGTTCAACGGcaaaaaattccaaaatctaTCAATTCCTTCGATCCACTGCGTGTTTCTTGGGGAAAGAAAACACCTTTGTATTCATTGAGGAAAGGATTAGGATGGACCGACAGGCAAATGTGAAGAATGCTTGGATTGTTTATAtcggaaaataaaaaaaaaattttgtgttgAAAACTACAAGTGAGAACTGTGTTGATGAACGATGTGTAAGAATTCATGTAAATGATCTATAGTTTTGAAAGTATATTTTATTAGTATAGTGATTGAAATCGAAGtcattcaaacttttttttacGCAAGAAAAAAGGGAATCATGTGGGTTTGAAAcaaatttcataattttgatttttgagttAACTACTATCTTATAGTTGACCCATCAGAGCCAAGAATCAGGAAAGTACGTAATGGTGAAGAAGAATACAAGAGAGACCGCTAGCTCGGTGTTGTTCAACGGcaaaaaattccaaaatctaTCAATTCCTTCGATCCACTGCGTGTTTCTTGGGGAAAGAAAACACCTTTGTATTCATTGAGGAAAGGATTAGGATGGACCGACAGGCAAATGTGAAGAATGCTTGGATTGTTTATAtcggaaaataaaaaaaaattgtgtacGAAAGAGGCTTCGACCTTTGCTCAAAATAATTCACGAGAGAGGTGAAACTTTTTTGGGAAATTTATTTTTGTCGAGGCTTTTAAAAATGTAGACTGACAATTATATTTAGTATTTGGTAAGGTAAGTTGGATTTGTTTAGCTGAAAATTTATTTTAAGAGTTAAAAAAATACAGAAGTTTGTTGCCAAATCAATTTCTAGAGGTCATGCAATCACATTATTATTTCAATTAGACGAAACCTAAGAAACCAAATACTACTACTAATTTAGGATCAGTTTGGTGGAGTGATTCGGGGAGCTGTTGgacatcaattttttttctttttttcacccCTTTTTGATAGAGATGATCATTCATTTCATAAATTTGTACTATAATAAAAAATACATCAAACAACTATGATACAAATGCTtgtaaaagaaacaaaatatcttTAGGATAAGCCAAAAAGGTAGATTAATCATTTCATTTTGATCAAGAGTGAGTTATCAAAAGTCAATTTTTTTATCATCGTAAATTGAAGACATTATTATGTCGAATTGACTTGCCCCCATGTTAGATGTATACTTGTTAGTGACTGGTGTAATGTAAAGAAGTTTGAAGCAATTCCACCACAGATCAATGATCATAGCTCTGTTGAAGCAAGGTTTTTCTTGCAATTGCTATAACTTTCAGAAATCAGAAGCCAACTAGATTCTTAATTAACTTATCAACATTTTTGTGTCCTACAATGaatgctttctttttttcatcttttccatttttcaccCCCTTGGTAGGAGTTTGATGATTGCTTTCGTCAAAACTAAGGAAACTCTACTCAACTTAGCGGTCACAGGATCTAATTTTAGTCTTTGATTAGGAAAATTAAGCGTACGCTTGCGATTATTTGGTTAGATAAAGAAATATTTGAATTTGGACTGACATACATTTAAGTTTTGGTAGGAGTTTTGGTGGGAGGCCAACGCTTACCTCCCACCTTTGTCACTTAATTGTGGATTCCTCTGTCGGCTCTCCCTCCTCCTTAGACTATGGTAGAGTAAATTATATAAATGTTAtcgttgcaaaaaaaaaaaaaaaaaaaaaagaggagagaaGATACTTGCTTATTGAGCATTGCACCATTTATCATAGCCatacatcttttttttttcgaaaaaaattttctacttATATCATAAGCGCgtctttcattaaatttttttattctacATACATAAAATAACAAGAAATGTTATAATAttaagtgtgtttggattattaaattatctcaaataatatttcgcttacatcataaatacatttttcaatcaatttttttatatttttaattacttttttatctcacatacgtCACATCacaaaagtactacagtaattattttaaataatatttcaaataatactctaatactccaaataaaattttcttatatagaAAAGTGCTTCATTGTTACTTTTGTGTTGGTGTAACATTGTTCACAATGCAGAAAGTCACAATGCAAAATTCATCGTTTTAGAATAAAGTATTGGAAATTAGCATTTTCCAAATGCACATATTGTTTCATAAATATCCTTATGGCCGTTGCTTGTTGAAATAAGGCCGAAATTATGAAGGTTTAAAAGGTCACTATTCCAAACTAATAGAAACATGTTAAGTTGACTGCTGTCCAAAAGAGACAAAAATTTACTGAACATTCCGAAACAGATCCAGTATAAGATAAGAAAACATAACAGTTATCACATCTTTACAATATTTAGATACTATGTTTTAATTACTaccacattttttttattaaaaagatATTTTATTACTACTACATTAATGATACTCATCAGTTACAAAAATTCAAGATATTATACCATTTACAAAAGCTTTTTAGAATTAAATCCCAGTGCAGCTCTTTTACTGTTTGCAATTTGTTTTCTCCTGGCTATCGTATTTATTctctcatttttcattttccctGGTTTTTGGATTATGCAAACATTCTCGAGCCAAGGTAAGAGAGTGGATCTCACGAACCAATGACAAATCAGATGCCGGATTGATGTTGAACCTTGGTTCATTAAGGCGTGTGGTAGTTGACCATTAGTCCAGAGGCAGCGCGTGGGAACTGCAGTAACTCTGTTCCTACACAATTCGATTAGTGGCATGGAGCTCATAATTATGAAATACTTATTGGGTCAGTGACTGCAAAATCTGTGAAAATTTCATACAGAACCATGATTACAAACCGACGAAAATTCATCCATAAAGAAAATGATAGACAACGATAAGATAATGAATGAATCatcccaaaaaatgaaaaataaatccATCCACCGGTCCGTCCATCCCACAAAACTTTTCTCGTGCTACTACTGCTACATTTATGATTTATCTTCTCTAGCTGGTGAAAAGCCAAGCATATGAAAGAAACCATGAATAATCCTATGGCCACTTCTTCCTCCTCGAGACCATCTATTTCTCCTCACCACCCTCCTCAGTTCACTCCTGTAAGTTTTTCTCTCTAATATATTCTTTTCTTCGTGTTGGGTTTTGTTTTCTTGACAAAATTTgcacttttttgttttctttgttttgttttttcttgcTGAAGATTGAAGAAGGGAACGAAGATGAGGAGTTGTCGCGAAGCAGTTTCAGAGCGACGACCCCTAGTGATTCAACTGACCCGAGACACCACAACCCGACGCCATTGCATCAAAATTCTTCAGAAAAGAGAAGCAAAGAAAAGAGCACCAGAAAAAAGTTGGAGAATGGTGAAGTTGCCGGGGAAGACGACCGTGGGATCTCATGCAATAAGTGTAGGCCGGGTACCCGGGAGAAGATATCCGTCGTCCCTGTGGACAACAATGGAGTTAATAGACAATCTTTAACCAGCCCAAATGGTATTTTCAGGTCTATTTTCTCTAATTTGATAAAGAAAAGCCCCAGATCATCAGATGATCAGGGATTAGCAGTTCCTGGGGAGGAGCAATGGAAGGTTGCTGCGGCTGAGCTTTCTCATAAACTCATTCAAGCTACCAGAAAAAGAGATGAGGCGATTCTGGAGGCATCCCGGTTGAAGTATTCCATGGCTGAGTTGGAAAAGAAGCTGAACAAGCTTGAGATATACTGTCACAATTTGAAGTCCGGGCTCGAGGTTTGTGCTGGTAATAATAATGCTAATGCCCACCAGCAGTTACAAGCCAACAAGTGTTCTAATTCTAAACCTCAAGTGAATTATCAGCTGGTAAAAGTTGGTCACGATCAAGGAAAAGTGATTGAGCATTTCTTGGTTTCAGTTTCTGAGGCTCGGTCTTCAATCAGGCTTTTATCTCGATCTTTGACTCTTCAGCTCAGACAAATGGGAAACAAGGTTTATGATCGAATATCATCGCTTCTTCAACATTATGAAGTCAAGATTTCCATATCAAGAAATCCGAGAGGTTTGCTTCTGTATCTTGAAGCGCTATTGAACAGAGCCTTCTTCGAAGATTTTGAATCGATTGGGTTCCAAAAGAGTGCTCCAAACTTGATTTTGAATCCCATTGACTCTTGTGAAGCAAATTTCGCGTCCTTCAACCGGCTACAAGGGCTGACCTGGGATGAAGTTCTGAATAGAGGGACCAAGCATTTTAGCGAAGATTTTAGCAGGTTTTGCGATAGGAAAATGAGCGAGATTGTGGCTATGCTGGGGTGGAATCGTGCGTGGCCCGAACAGCTTCTGCAATCCTTTTTCGGTGCGTCTAAAGCTGTGTGGTTGGTGCACCTTTTGGCTCATTCGGTTCATCCAAGCCTACCAATTTTCAGAGTGGACAAAGGTGCGACCTTCGATTCGATCTACATGGAGGACATGGGGGGAGAAAAGGCCCAAAAACTGGTGCCAACTATAGTTAGGATCATGGTTACACCCGGGTTCTATGTCTACGACAATGTCGTCAA from Coffea eugenioides isolate CCC68of chromosome 8, Ceug_1.0, whole genome shotgun sequence encodes the following:
- the LOC113781676 gene encoding IRK-interacting protein, which translates into the protein MKETMNNPMATSSSSRPSISPHHPPQFTPIEEGNEDEELSRSSFRATTPSDSTDPRHHNPTPLHQNSSEKRSKEKSTRKKLENGEVAGEDDRGISCNKCRPGTREKISVVPVDNNGVNRQSLTSPNGIFRSIFSNLIKKSPRSSDDQGLAVPGEEQWKVAAAELSHKLIQATRKRDEAILEASRLKYSMAELEKKLNKLEIYCHNLKSGLEVCAGNNNANAHQQLQANKCSNSKPQVNYQLVKVGHDQGKVIEHFLVSVSEARSSIRLLSRSLTLQLRQMGNKVYDRISSLLQHYEVKISISRNPRGLLLYLEALLNRAFFEDFESIGFQKSAPNLILNPIDSCEANFASFNRLQGLTWDEVLNRGTKHFSEDFSRFCDRKMSEIVAMLGWNRAWPEQLLQSFFGASKAVWLVHLLAHSVHPSLPIFRVDKGATFDSIYMEDMGGEKAQKLVPTIVRIMVTPGFYVYDNVVKCKVLCRYYNSNNGYNIDSSGKVLVPSPS